In Trichlorobacter lovleyi, the DNA window AGCAAAAAGACGAAGAGTAACACCGAATAGGTGTGGATATTTAGGTAGACAGCAGAAAGGAAGAACCGATGCGTCATAATAACTCAGGTAGAAGACTTGGCCGTACAACCAGTCATCGTATTGCCATGTTTCGAAATATGGTAACTTCACTCCTTAACCACGAGCGCATTGTTACCACAGATGCCAAGGCTAAGGAAATTCGTTCCGTTGCTGAAAAAATGATTACCCTTGGCAAGCGCGGTGACCTGCATGCACATCGTCAGGCTGCTGCCTATATCCGCGAAAAATCTGTCGTCACCAAGCTGTTCAGCACGATAGCACCGCGTTATAAGGATCGCGCTGGCGGGTATACCCGTATTATCAAGCTTGGTCAACGACTTGGTGATGCTGCATCCCTTTCGGTAATTGAATTGGTTGAAGAAGCTACACCGCAACAATCCTAATTTAGCTTACATACTCGTCGGTAATGAATAGCGTTTCAGCAATGAAACGCTATTCATGTCTGCAGCTTCAACGAAACTAAGTAACCAGATCAACTACCAGTCCTTTAATGCCTATTACTGATGCTGTAATAGACATTCTGTCCTTCTGCTCCTTTACGACAAGTTCATATAGCTTATCCGCCTCTTTATCAATCACTGTGATTATTTCATAGTATCTAGGGTTCATGGGGGTCCCCCCGATTTTTTCCAATCGGTAGGCTTCGTTTGTCACCTGCTTCGCGAGTTTACTTAAAAGTTCACGAAAACGCTTGAAGTTCTGAATGGTGGGTTCTTTCTCAAGCGTCTCACCCGCCGTATCAAGTGCAATTCGAAGATCGCTGATGGTCTGCTCATGTTGGTTCGCCTCAAGTTGTTTCGCCTGTAGCTCGGACGAAAAGAGTGAAAAAAGGCCGGATTTTTGCGGCGGGGATGCCATGGTCTGGTGCCCCTTGCGTAAGTCTTTCACGCTGCTTTTATCAGAGATTTTCATCATTTTCTCCCTAGATAGAGTCGTAATTACAGCGGAACTCAGCCTGGCAATACAAATGCTGTTTTCAACCAGTTACCTGTATGGTACTCTTGCAAAAAACTAGCTGAATTTGCTGAATAGGGACACGACGTGCTTACTGTTGTTGAACGAAAAAAAAGGGTCAGAGAGGCTCTGGTCATTGTTCTGGCCATTTTGCTGATTGTCTTGTTGACCGGTGTGGAAATACGTTTAACACAAATCAGTTCCAAGGCCCCCTTGTCAAGTAACGTGGTTATCTTTGGCATGATCAATGTCATAGTCTTACTCGTTGTCCTGCTTGTGTATCTCATAAGCCGAAATATTGTAAAGCTGTTAATTGAAAGCCGTGCCAGCGTTTTGGCAACCCGTCTTCGAACCAAGCTTGTCATATCCTTCGTCGGTTTGTCTCTCGTCCCCACGATGCTGCTGTTTTTTGCCTCTGCCAGCTTTATAACCAACAGTATACAAAACTGGTTTAACGTTCAGGTCGAGACGTCATTAAGTGAGTCTTTGGAAGTGGCTCAGACCTATTACAAAACATCTGCCAGTAATGCCTTGTTTTATGCCCGGCGATTGAGCGAAACCATCAAACGTGAGCGACTGTTGAACGATGACAGCCTTCCCCGGATGAAATCGGTTGTCCGGGATAAGCAGAAAGAATACAACCTCGGCATTGTTGAGGTCTTCTCCTCTCAACGTGAAGAGCTGATCCGTGCCTCGAATCCCGATGTGCCGCTGGGTGATTTGACAAGCCCCAACTCCGAAGATATTAACCAGGCCTTGGCCGGCCGTGAACTTACCAAGGTCAATTCGGTTGGCAAGGCCGACCTCATTCGCGGGATTGTCCCGATATATTCAACCTACAATGATCGTGATGTGGTTGGTGTTGTTGTTGTTAATTACTACGTCTCACATTCTCTTGTCAGCAAGATGCGTGAGATATCTTCTGCATATCAAGAGTTTAGACGCCTCAAAATCCTCAAAAATCCTATTACCACAGGGTATCTCCTGGTCCTTTTTCTTATTGCCTCGGTGATTGTTTTTCTCTCCTTCTGGATCGGTATTTATCTGGCTAACAGCATGACAAAGCCGATTCAGTCACTGGTTGAGGGAACGCGAGCCGTAGCTGAAGGTGACCTTGAGGTTGTCATTGATGCAGAAGGCCCCGACGAGATAGGCATGTTGGTGCGCTCATTTAACACGATGATACTTGATTTGCGGACGCAGCGGCAGGTCCTGAGCAGCACGAACGAAGAACTCAAACATATTAACCAGGAGATTGAGTCACGCCGCCGCTATATGGAGATCGTGCTGCGCAATGTGGCAGCCGGGGTCATCTCTGTTGATCGAGAGGGGTTGATTACCACAATCAACACCTCTGCAGAGCGTTTGCTACACATTAATATTGCGCATGTTCTCGGGCGCAATTTCCGCGAAGTGATGCGCGAGGCTCATCTTGAAATAGTCAGGGACGCCTTGCGGGATATGGCTCTGACCCGTCATGATACCATCAGCAGACAGATAACCCTCGAAATGCGAGGTGAGCGCAGGGTGCTGCAGATGAACCTGACTATGTTGCGGGATGAACAGGGTGAGTTTCTTGGTTCCGTTCTGGTGCTGGATGACTTGACGCAGATGGTCAAGGGGCAGAGGATGGCAGCATGGCGCGAGGTGGCCCGCAGGATTGCCCATGAAATCAAGAATCCCCTGACACCGATCCAGCTCTCTGCACAGCGCCTGAGGAAGCGATATCTTGAGCGGTTTTCCGGTGATGAGGATGGCAGGGTTTTTGATGAATGTACCTCCATGATCAGCAAGGCTGTGGATGAACTTAAAATTCTGGTGAATGAGTTTTCAAATTTTGCCCGGATGCCGGCTGTTCAGCCAACAGAGAATAACTTGAATGATTTGGTGCGTGAAACCCTGACGCTGTATCAGGAAGCGCATCGTGAAGTTCGGTTCCAGTTTGCTCCAGATCTGCACCTGCCTGCGATTAAGATTGATAGAGATCAGATCAAGCGGGTCTTGATTAACCTGCTGGAGAATGCCGTTGCTGCAATGGCAAACAAAGGAACGGTAGCTATCAGCACCACCTATGACCCTGAACTTAAGATGGTTTCATGCTGTGTGGCCGATGATGGCCCCGGAATGAGTGCTGAAGTTAAATCGCGTCTGTTTGAACCATATTTTTCTACAAAAAAGGGTGGCACAGGATTGGGACTGGCAATTGTTACCAGTATTGTGTCGGATCACAATGGTTTTGTCAGGGTTCGTGACAACTCCCCTCACGGGGCCTGTTTTGTTGTCGAACTGCCGGCCACCTAGACACTTGAATAGGAGAGATGCATGTCGAAGTTGATCCTGGTTGTTGATGATGAAGAGAGCATCAGGATTTCGTTGGGAGGGATCCTTGAAGATGAAGGCTATCAGGCTTTACCTGCTGAGAATGGTGCCGATGCCCTCGACCTGATTCGTGAGGAGGTTCCGGATCTGGTGTTGCTTGATATCTGGATGCCCGGCATGGACGGCATTCAGACCTTGGAACAGATCAGAAATCTTTTTCCTGATCTGACCGTGGTTATGATGTCGGGTCACGGCACCATTGAAACAGCAGTCAAGGCCACCAGGATGGGGGCTTTTGATTTTATAGAAAAGCCATTTTCCCTGGACAAGGTGCTGATTACCATCGCCAATGCCCTCAATTTCAAGGAGCTGCGCAAGGAAAATGAGGCGTTACGCCTGTCTGCCCTGAAGGAACATGAGATGGTCGGGGCGTCTGCTGGGGTCGAGCTTTTAAGAGGCCTGGTACAGCGTATTGCACCTGCATCAACGCCGGTTCTGATCCGTGGAGAGGAAGGAGTGGGCAAGGAGCTCGTGGCCCGCGCCATCCATCATTACAGCACGCGTCGTGATAAACCCTTTGTGGCCATTAACTGTATGGCTGTTCCTGAACCGTTGCTTGCCGATGAACTATTCGGCCATGAGCGGGGAGCCTATGTTGGCGCAAACAGCCAGAAGCGTGGACGTATTGATCTGGCAGATGGTGGTACCATTTTCCTCGACGAAGTGCATGAGTTGTCATTAAAGGCGCAAGGAGAAGTACTGCGAATACTTACCGAACATAGTTTTGAGCGGTGTGGTGGATCACGTCCAGTCCGGGTTGATGTCCGGGTAGTCGCTGCAACCTCACGTTCACTGGAACGGGCCGTTCAGGACGGACTGTTCCGTGAGGACCTCTATCAGCTTTTGCAGGTGGTGCCTCTTGAATTGGCTCCACTCAGGGAGCGTTGTGAAGATATTCCGTTGCTGGTCAAGCATTTTGTGCGCTTGTTTCATCGTCGTGAGGGCTGGGAACCCAAGACCTTTGATGATTCTGCCCTTGCCTGCCTGCAGAGCTACGACTGGCCGGGGAATATTCGTGAATTGAAAAACATCGTTGAGCGGATATTGATTATGGCAGCAGGGCCTGTGATTACGGCGGATGATTTACCTGCACTGATGCCGGGAGGCAACTGCAAGGCATCGCCACGGCTGCAGGAACCTCCTGATGTGGGAGAGGCCGCCGTTGGGTCGTTACGTTCCGCCCGTGAACGCTTTGAACGGGATTTTATCCTGCAGACCTTGCTTCAATCTGCCTGGAATCTCGACAAGGCTGCTGCATTGCTGGAGATGGAGCGGACGGTACTGCAGCGCAAGCTGCTCCAGTATGGTCTTACACCGGAAGGCGAACGATAATCCCAGGGGGGGGCGCATGTCACAGATACTGACGACAGTTGATAATCAGGTTGCCACTATCACGCTTAATCATCCGGAAACACGAAACAGTCTCAGTTGCCAGATGCTGGAGGAAATACTTCAGGCTATTGAGTCGTTTTCACATGACGAAAACGTTCGGGTTCTGGTGATTCGTGCGCCCCGGGGGACGAAGGTGTGGTCGTCAGGTTTTAATATCCATGAGTTGCCGGTGTCTGGTCGAGACCCCCTGTCATACAATGACCCGCTGGAGTGTCTGCTGCGGGCTGTGGCGCGTTTCCACTCGCCGGTGATTGCCATGATTGAAGGGTCTGTCTGGGGAGGTGCCTGCGACCTTTCCTTTGTTTGTGATATTGCCATCGGTTGCCCGACTTCATCCTTTGCAATTACCCCTGCAAAGTTAGGGGTGCCCTATAATATTTCAGGCATCATGCACTTTTTTAATATTGTCGGCCCTCGGATAGCCCGTGAGATGTTTTATACGGCTGAACCTATCTCTGCTGAACGGGCGGTGCAGGTCGGTATCCTGAATCACTTGGTACCTGTTGAAGAGCTTGAGTCGTTTACCTATGCCATGGCAGGCAGGATCGCGGACAACTCGCCTTTGGCTAACCGTGTCATGAAGGAACAGCTGCGTTTGCTGGCCGATGCCTACCCCTTGCGCCCCGAGACCTTTGAATATGTACAGGGGTTGCGTCGTATGGCCTACGATAGTAAGGACTATGAAGAAGGGAAGCGTGCCTTTCTTGAACGGCGTAAGCCGGTTTTTAGCGGTAAGTAGATCTGGACATGAGCATTGTGCTTTTGCTGTGAACGTAAAAAGGGGATGCGATATCGCATCCCCTTTTTTTTGCAGTACAGTACCAGGCGGTGATTAGTTACGGCCGCCAGCCTCAGCCCACTTCTCCAGCATTGCGGTGGTAACAGACTTCGGACGCTCAAGGGCATAGCCCAGACCACGGTCCCAAGTGATGTTAGCCATGCAGCCCAGTGCGCGGCCTACACCGAACAGTACGGTGTAGAAATCGTACTCGGTCAGACCGTAGTACATCTGGATAACGCCGGACTGTGCATCAACGTTAGGCCATGGGTTCTTGGTCTTGCCGTGCTCTGTCAGAACGCCAGGAGCAACTTCAAAGATCTTGGCGATAACTTTGAACAGCGGGTACTCGTTGAGGCCCGGGGTGTTGAGGCAGAACTCACGCTGTGAGGTATAACGTGGGTCGGTCTTACGCAGAACAGCGTGACCGTAGCCGGGGATTACCTGGCCAGCGTTGAGGGTATCCCACAGAGCTGCTTTGATCAGCTCTTCAGTTGGCTCTACATCCTTGCAGTACTTCTCCTGGAATTTCAGGGTCCAGTCCAGAACTTCCTGGTTTGCCAGGCCGTGCAGCGGGCCAGCCAGGCCGTTCAGGCCAGCGGAGTAGGCATAGTACGGATCGGACAGGGCGGAGTGTACCAGGTGAGTGGTGTGGGCAGATACGTTGCCGGACTCATGGTCGGAGTGCAGGATGAAGTACATACGTGCAACGTCCTTGTACTCCTCTTTCTGGCCGATCATGTGGGCAAAGTTGGCGCCCATATCCAGGCTCGGGTCGATAGCGATCTGCTTATCACCACGATACTTCAGGTTGTAGATGAAGGCAGCAATAATCGGGATACGGGCAACGATATCGCTGGCGTCTTCGTACACATATTCCCAAGCTGTCATCTTGTTGAATTTGCCTGAGTTGTAGAAACCGGCAAACTTGGAGTCCTTCTGCAGGGTCAGCATGGCAACGGACAGCATGACCATTGGGTGGCTGTCACGTGGCAGAGCGCGAAGTACATCAAATACGTACTGAGGAACTTCCTGACGGGTCTTCCACTCGGCAACAACTTCTGCTACCTGTGCCTCGGTCGGAACCTCACCGGTAAGCAGCATATACCAGAAAGACTCAACGGTCGGGTAGTTTGAACCCGGTGCCTTAGGAAGGGCCGCAAAGGTCTCAGGAATAGTCTTGCCACGGAAGCGGATGCCTTCCTGGGGGTCCAGGTAGGAAATGTCGGTTACCAGGCTGCGGATGTCGCGGGCGCCGCCGATGCACTGATCGATAGTTACTTCATCAATCTTCACCTTGCCGAATTCTTTTACCAGACGGGTGGTGCGGGGACGATGCTCTTCGATTTTCTGCTTCAAAGTTTCCTTCAGAGCCATTGTGTACTTCTCCTTTCGGGATAATGGTGCAACTAGTTAATTGCACAATACAATAAACGTTTTGAATATACTGTATACAAAAATTTTGGCTGTTATAACACCCTGTGGGGCCAAATACAACAGGTTTTTTGTATACTGAAACAACATTATAAAATTACTAGTGCGTCGTCAGATCTGGTCAGCTGCTTCAGTCCATCGTTGCTGAGGTAGAAGGTGTTTTCAATGCCGACGGCCCCTTCGCCGGGGAAGACCACCTTGGGTTCAAAGGCCCAGGCCATGCCAATTTCCATGACCTGATCCTTGAAACCTTTAGCAATAAACGGGTACTCATCAATTTCAATACCCAGGCCATGACCGATGAAAGAAACCTGTGAGCTGGGAGCTCCCATGAAACTGTCGGCATAGCCCAGCTCCATGGCAAGCCCATGGCAGCGGTCGTAGATTTCGCCCCAACTGATGCCGGGCACTGCAATCTCTTTCATAAGTTCCTGCACCTTCAGCATATCTTCAAAACCTTGCGTAAGCCGGGCAGACAAAGGGCCGATACTGAAGATGCGGGTCTGATCCACCAGGTAGCCGTCAATGCTGCCAGCAAAGTCCATGATAATCGGCTCATTGGGGCCGATCGGTTTGTGACCGGCTCCCTGACCAAAACAGGGAGAGGCTCCCAGGCCGCCGAAGGGGGTGTCGGTGTAGGCCGGGACAGCGCTGTCAGTGCCTGAGAAGGTATGACCGAAAAACATTTCGCCATTGAAGACCCGCATCCTGATCAGCCCCAGATGGCCATGTTTCCGTGCGGTGTATTCCAGTTCAGCCGCCAGTTCGATATCAGTCATTCCGGCCGTGATGACTTCTTTGGCCCGCTCATAGATCTTGTGTACCTGGTCTGCTGCATCCTGCATCAGATGGATCTCATAGTGGCTCTTGATCATCCGTACCTGACGGATCAGCGGGGTGGCATCGCTGAAAGCAACATTGGGCCAGACCTTGCGGTAACGTTCCAGAAAGACAACCGGCAGCACGTCAAATTCAAGTCCGATCCTTTGGGGTTCCGGGTACCCATAGCTACTGATTATGGCTGGTATATCCCTCGGGGCAGAGAACGACAGGACCTCTTTCAACCCTGATTCCATCCGTGCCCGGGCCTGATCCCGGCGAACCAGGTAGAGTGGCTGGCCGCTGGCGGGAACATAGAGACAGCCGTTCTGTACGGTGCCGGTAAAGTAATAGAGGTCGGCATTCTGCACGATCAGCACGGCATCAAGGTCAGATGCCTGCATCAGGTCCTGCAGCCTCTTGCAGCGGTATTCAAGTTCCGTGGCTGGTGTCAGTCGCATGTTTGGTGATCCTTTCTTCACAGGGGGTTGACGATATGGCATGAACCGGTTAGGTTGTCGTGCATGTCAGGACGAATCTTTACCTCATTTTCAATTGGCCTCTTTACCATTATTCCGGCTGGTGATCCAACTCCAAATCCGTGCGGCCTGCCGATTGTGCTGGGGAAAAAAGGGGCCTTTGGCTCTGGTGAACATGAAACCACTGCCTCCTGCCTTGAGCTTCTACCTGCTATTTCCGGCATCAAAGGCAGCCGTGTGCTGGATTTGGGCAGTGGTACCGGTATCCTTGCCCTGGCTGCGGCACGGCTGGGCGCTGCGGCAGTGTTGGCAGTTGATCTGGAAGAGGCGGCAGCGGTTTCCTGTCAGGAAAATGTGGTGTTAAACGATCTGGAATCTCAGGTTGTTACCGTCTGCGGTGAGCTGTCTGCGGTGGGTGAACAGTCTTTTGATCTGATATTGGCTAACATCTATGCCGATATCCTGTTGCCGCTGGCTGATCAACTGGTGGGGATGACCAGCCCCGGTGGGCAGCTGCTGCTATCAGGCATCCCGCTGCAGGATAAATTTGATATAGTACAACGCTACACCCGGTTGGGATGTAGCGTTGTTGACAGCAGGATAGGGGAGGAGTTCGCCACCTATCTGTTTGTAAGGTCGTAGCTACTTCTTCAGCACCAGCGCAATCAGTATCAGTACAATGATGCTTGCCAGCACCGTCATGGCTATCTTGGCAACCGACCAGGGGCGTTCCCCCTGAACCTCTCCGGTAGAACCGTTAATAAGGAAACGGTAGGACTTGTCACCGTATTTGTAGGCACTGATCCAGACCGGCAGCAGGATATGCTTGAAGGTGATGCCGTCAAACTGGGTCCGCACCGTATTGATCCGCTGGTGATCGCCGCCGATATCCGCCGCTATGGTTGCCCTGATTGCGCCATCCATCTCCTGTTTGGCCCGTTCAAAACCGTCCCCCAGATCAACCTGGTAGGCCTCGGCCTGGAAACCGCTCATGTAGGCATCCTGATAAGGCACAAGCGCCTTGAGGTCCCATGGTTCCAGTTCATCGACAATTTCAGGGGGTAGAGAACGGCCTGCCTGGACAATGACATCATCAAAGTTCTGCCAGACCGTGCCGCTGGCATGATACCAGCGGGTGTGACGGATCTGGCGGGTTCTGGTCACCGAGTTGCCGTCATCGTCAGTTTCACTGTAGCGTTCGGTTTCGTAGTAATCCTCGCCCCGTTCGCCGTCATACCAGGTGGTGGATTGTGCATCAAAGGTCCAGTAGGGGATATACATCCCCTTGATGCCGCCATCCTTTGCCGCCTTATCCTTTAATCCCCCCGGGGCGAACCAGAGTCCCCCCAGCCAGTCGCGGAATAGCTCCATCGCCTTGTTTTTTGGGATCTTGAACGGCAGGATCGCCCCCGGCTTGATCAGGCGGCTGGCCTTGGCCTTGGCCTGCAGCTGGGTGCCGCAGAACGGGCAGTGGCTCATGGAAATGTTGGGCTGCAGGGTGGAGGTGCCGCCGCAGGACTGGCACTTGACGGTCTGCACCTCCTGTGCATCACCCTGCTCCGTGGCCCGGGCAAAATATTCGTAGAAATCCAGTTCCCGGATCTCCTCTGCAGACTGGGGAATCCTGTTCTCGTGGCTGCAGTAGGGGCATTTCAGAGTGGCTGCACCGGGGTGAAACTCCAGTTTGGCCCCGCAGGAACTGCAGGGAAACTGCTTGGCTGCCGTATTTGGTGTCTGTTGGGTTGGGTCGCTCATACGTAATCTCCCGGTTTACGCTGGAGGCATGGGGGGGGGGACTGCACCAAAGACCTGGGCCAGTTCAGACAGGGTGCCGGCTGCTGCCCAGCTTGCCATGCCCTGTTTCCAGACCAGGGTTTCACGGGTCAGCTGACCGGCCATAACCATCTGTTGCAGAGCCGGTGCCTCAAAAGGCCCTGCCTGCTGCCCGTTCAGGGCCACATACAGATTAAGTTGGGGCAGAGGCGGTGGCCCCGGCATTGGTGGCGGCTGAGGTGCCGGTTGGCCGGTACCGGAGAATCCCGGTGTGATGCCGGGCTGCTGCACCATATTGGTAAAGGCACCCCCCATGGCATTGCCCATCTGACCGCCCATGCCAAACCCCATGCCGATCCCCACGCCGGCCGCAGCCAGCCCGCCGGGGTTGTTGGCGGCATCATTGATGGAGTTGGCGGTCTCGTACTGGGTATACATCTGCATGTTACCGATGGCCCGCATGGCACCGGCCTTGTCAATCGCCCGCTCCACCTCTTCAGGCAGACCCACGTCCTGCACCTGCACCTCGGTCAGGGCGATCCCCAACCCTTCAAAGGCCGGTGCGATCCGTTCCTTCAGCATCTCACCCATGGTAAAGACCTTGCTCTCAAGGTCAATGACCGGAATCTGCAGCTCCGGCATCACCTCTTTGATCCGCATGCCGATCTTGCCCTTCAGGTTGTCCTGAATTTCGTCCGTGCTGAATTCTCCATCGGTTCCTGCGATCTCACGAATGAATACAGCCGGATCCTTGATCTTGATCGAATAGATGCCGAAGGCCGTTACCCGCACCGCGCCGAACTCAGGGTCGCGCATGGTGCAGGGGCCGGGTGTGCCCCACTTGAGATTGGTGAACTGACGGGTTGAGACAAAGTAGACCTCGGCCTTGAAGGGGGATTCAAAGCCGTACTTCCAGCCCTTGAGGGTGGCCAGGATCGGCAGGTTCTGGGTGGTCAGGTCGTAGGTGCCCGGTTTGAAGACATCGGCAATCTGGCCTTCGTTGATGAAGACCGCTGCCTGTCCTTCACGGACCACCAGCTTGGCACCGTTCTTTATCTCGTTATTATAGCGCGGAAAACGGTAAATCAGGGTGTCATTGGTATCGTCCAGCCATTGGACAATATCAATCAGTTCGGCTTTTAATTTGTCCCATAGTGCCATGTCAGTGCCTCCTTACGGGGGGTCTTTGATGTACAACGAAAGAAGACAGTGTAAATGGTTTTAGGAATGTTGCAAGTGGTGAAAACAGGCTGAGTAGTGAAACGGGCTGTCGTGATGAATACTATGAATACAGCTGCGATTCGTTGTATGTTGTACACAGCCTATTGGCCACCCGAACCGCAACATGAAAGGGGAGTAAACCATGAAAGAGAAACTGGAACAGTTATTCTATTTTGGTCTTGGCAGTGCCTTGATGGCCAAGGAAAAGCTTGAACAGGCCGGGGAATCGGCCAAGGGACTGAAAGAAGAAAACGAACGCAAGGCCCGTGAGTTCTTTGACCAGGCCGTGGCTAAAGGCAGCGAAGAGCGGGAACAGATCAAAGGCAGTATTAAAACGTTGCTGAAGGAGGCAATCGACGAACTTGGTCTTGCCACCAAGGCCGATCTGGAAGCCCTGCGGGAGGAACTGGCAAAACAGCGTCAGGGACAGCCGTAAACCGGTGACACCGATCTCTCTCCTCATCAGGCTGTACCACCCGTTGCGGGTCTACCGGGTCTTCAGGGTGCTGCTGACCGTCTTCCTGTTGATCCGTAAGCGGGCCGGCTGGCTGGGGATACGGCCGTTGGCACCGCTGCAGCTGGTTGCGGCCATAGAACAGCTGGGGGCCAGCTTTATCAAATTGGCCCAGGTGCTGGCCACCCGGGCGGACTTTTTTGACAGCAGCTACCTGGAACCGTTACGCCATCTGCATGATCAGTTGCCTCCGATGTCAGAGACCGACTTTCAACAGGTCTTTGAGCGGGCTTTCCGTGCCGGGGCCTGCTTTCGCGGGTTTGAACAGAGCCCGCTGGCCTGTGCCTCCATCGGCCAGGTGCACCGGGCAGTGCTGCAAAGTGGTGAACAGGTGGCGGTCAAACTGCGCCGTAACCGGATCGAGCGGGTGGTGCGGGAGGATATCCGCCTCTTGGGCTGGTTTCTGGCGATCCTGCATCCGCTGTTCTCCGAATATACCCGTAACTCCATTGAGGCGGTGCTGATCGCCTTTCGCCGCACCATCCTGCAGGAAGTGGATATGCAGGCTGAACTGTCCAACCTGGAACGGTTCCGTCAGGCCTACCCCGACTCCGGTATCCGCATGCCGCTTCCCTATCCGCAGTTCAGCTCCCACGATGCCCTGGTGATGAGCTTTGAAGAGGGGATCCGTTTTGATGATCGGGAAGGGCTGGCTACGCTCCGGGTTTCTTTCGGCAAGCTGATGGAGAAGCTGGTGCTGTTCTACACCGAGCAGATGCTGGTGAAAGGATTCTTCCATGCCGATCCCCACCCCGGCAATCTGCTGGTAACCACCACTGGTGAACTGGTGCTGCTGGATTTCGGCATGGTCAGCCGGATTCCCAACGCCACCCGGCTGGCCATGATCAACACGGTCAAGGCAGCCTATGAGCGGGATTTTGAGCTATTGGTGCAGGCCACCCGCAAGCTGGGGATC includes these proteins:
- a CDS encoding SPFH domain-containing protein, with the translated sequence MALWDKLKAELIDIVQWLDDTNDTLIYRFPRYNNEIKNGAKLVVREGQAAVFINEGQIADVFKPGTYDLTTQNLPILATLKGWKYGFESPFKAEVYFVSTRQFTNLKWGTPGPCTMRDPEFGAVRVTAFGIYSIKIKDPAVFIREIAGTDGEFSTDEIQDNLKGKIGMRIKEVMPELQIPVIDLESKVFTMGEMLKERIAPAFEGLGIALTEVQVQDVGLPEEVERAIDKAGAMRAIGNMQMYTQYETANSINDAANNPGGLAAAGVGIGMGFGMGGQMGNAMGGAFTNMVQQPGITPGFSGTGQPAPQPPPMPGPPPLPQLNLYVALNGQQAGPFEAPALQQMVMAGQLTRETLVWKQGMASWAAAGTLSELAQVFGAVPPPMPPA
- a CDS encoding ABC1 kinase family protein; protein product: MTPISLLIRLYHPLRVYRVFRVLLTVFLLIRKRAGWLGIRPLAPLQLVAAIEQLGASFIKLAQVLATRADFFDSSYLEPLRHLHDQLPPMSETDFQQVFERAFRAGACFRGFEQSPLACASIGQVHRAVLQSGEQVAVKLRRNRIERVVREDIRLLGWFLAILHPLFSEYTRNSIEAVLIAFRRTILQEVDMQAELSNLERFRQAYPDSGIRMPLPYPQFSSHDALVMSFEEGIRFDDREGLATLRVSFGKLMEKLVLFYTEQMLVKGFFHADPHPGNLLVTTTGELVLLDFGMVSRIPNATRLAMINTVKAAYERDFELLVQATRKLGIITDSAPQDELTGLAEEIFRIFDNDQLSASSMQELAFGVMDALKEYPFKLPQEIIYVMRASSIIEGLGTSYIENYNGIKDVLPVLRANLTRALGERDSLAGIVIHELAQLPLTLVKARHLVDALQQGDLVVHLAEEDRRALLRPARLWLQQMTWIGLLVALAFYLRGFSHPMAGWLSLGCFGLAFVRLVWWKKL